In Atopobium sp. oral taxon 416, the genomic stretch CGCTCGAAGACCTTGATGGAATACCAAGTCACGAGCTCTGGCCTTGTCTTGTCAGCGATGATGGAGCTGATCTTGTCGAGGGCGTCGGAGACTTCCTTTGAGAAACAGTCGACTCCACCCGTGACCGTCTGATTCTTCGCAGCGGCGCAGGCCTGCTGAACGAGTTCTTTCAGGTTCTTGTTGTGCAGTGCGGATACCTCGACGACCGGAACCCCGAGCATCTTGGAGAGCTTGCGGGCGTCGACGACGTCTCCGCGCTCTTTCAGAAGGTCGCACATGTTGAGGCCCACCACAACCGGACGGCCGGTCTCGAGTACTTGGGTCGTCAGGTACAGGTTGCGCTCCAGGTTGGTTACATCGATCAGGTCGATGATTGCATCGGGCTGATCCTTCACCAGGTAGTCACGCGAGACGACCTCTTCCGGTGAATACGGGGACAGGGAGTAGATACCCGGAAGGTCTACGAACTCCACGTCCTTATCCTCGAGCCACGGTGCCTGTTTCTTCTCAACTGTGACACCCGGCCAGTTTCCCACGTACCCGTTTGAGCCCGTCAGCTGATTGAAAAGCGTTGTTTTGCCGCAGTTAGGGTTGCCTGCAAGAGCAATGAAGCTACTTTCTCCCATCACAAACCTTTCTTCTCTTGTCGTGACGTGCACGGAAATAATTGAACCTCAGTATTGTTAGATGAAGCTTACTTGCCGACCAAAGAAAACGAGGCTCTTCGCCTCTGTGATTACTCGCCCTCGTGGACGTTTTCAACTTCCACGCAGCTCGCTTCATCTTTACGCACTGATAGCTCGTAGCCACGAACCGTCAGCTCGACCGGATCGCCTAACGGGGCAACTTTGCGCACGTAGATATCGGTCCCTTTGGTTAAACCCATATCCATGATGCGGCGTTTGATCGCTCCGGTTCCGGCCAGTTTCTTGACCGTGCAGGATTGACCGACTTTGACATCTCTGAGTGTTGGCATTGCTCATTCCTCTCTAGTTCACCAGAATGTGTGAGGTCATCTGCCGATTTAAGGCAAAGGTCGCACCTTTGACCTTCACGATGCAGTCCCCGTTAACGTGCGAGACTACCCTGACTTCGGCGCCTTCGACGAATCCCATTGCTGCCATATGTTGGCGCAGCTCTTTGGATCCGCAGATTCGGCTGACCACCACAGCATCCCCCTCAGATACCATCATGAGCGGCAAATTCGCCGCCGAATGTGAACTCATACTGTTCGGCCTCATCTGGCTGCTCATTGTCTCTTCCACTATGCCCTCCTCACAGTACGGCTAGAAGTTAACTCATGCTTACCAATAAAGTATACTTCTTGTAACTTTTCAATCAACAACAAAGTAGCCTATCACTAACTTTTTACACTGTTCCAATTGTGGGTGTTAGAGCACTTTCCCCGACCTACCCTTTCCCCGCTATGGAAAAAGTGCCCCGCCTCCCTCGGGAGACGGGGCACTGAGACACACCCGATGTACAAGAACCTCAGCCCGTGTTCTGGAGGCCCGCAGAGACCCCAGAGACGGTGCACAGAATCAGGAACAGGAACCGTTCGCGCTCCTCAGGCGTAAGCTTATCGTCGCCGCGGATTGCGTCGAGGGCCTTGACCTGCATGATGGAAAGCGCATTCACGAAGGGCAGGCGTGCATGCACGACCGGTCCTAAGACCTTGGAGTGCTGCAGCGGCTCGTCCTCGTTCAGGATGTTAAGCACCCACTTGCGGGTGAGCTTCAGCTCGTTCATTACCATCTCGGAGAGATCCGGACGGTCGCCTAAGCCCAGATACATCCAACCGATACGCTCGTCGGTCTTCGCGAGGGACATCTCGATGTTATCGATGAAGGTTTTAAAGAGCGGCCACTCCGCATAGGCACGGCGCAGCATGCCCAGATCGTTGAGCTCCTCGCAGGCAGAGCCCAAGCCGTACCAAGCAGCGAGGTTGATGCGCGCCTGGCTCCAGCTGAAGATCCAGGGGATCGTGCGCAGATCGTCGAGGGACTTGGCCCCCAAGCCACGCTTTGCAGGGCGTGAGCCGATCGGCAGAAGGCCGATCTCAGCTAGCGGGGTCACCGTGGAGAACCACTCGGCGAAGCCATCCTGGTTCAGGAGCCTCATGTACGCCTCAC encodes the following:
- a CDS encoding FeoA family protein, whose product is MPTLRDVKVGQSCTVKKLAGTGAIKRRIMDMGLTKGTDIYVRKVAPLGDPVELTVRGYELSVRKDEASCVEVENVHEGE
- a CDS encoding FeoA family protein; translation: MSSHSAANLPLMMVSEGDAVVVSRICGSKELRQHMAAMGFVEGAEVRVVSHVNGDCIVKVKGATFALNRQMTSHILVN